The sequence TGGAAGTAAATTTTAGTCCTTTTAAGCTCTCTTATTTTACTTTTTAGTTCGCTTAAACCAACTTGAGAGCAGATAAGCTCAAGCTTGTTTAAACTAACTCCAGCAAGATTACTTAAAAATTTATACATCCTAGCATCAAATTTGATAACGATCTCATCTTCACCAAAATTTAAGATCATATATCTATTATTTAAATTTAAAATTTCTAGCAATTCATTATCGATTGTGCCAAAAATCATACAATAAAGCTCAAATTCATCGCATAACTTTTTCAATCCTTCGGCATCATTTATCTCTAAATTTATATCACTTATAGCAAAAATTTCACTCCAATATCTTCTCATCGCAGCGATTGTTGGTATCCGACCGCCACTAATGTGAAGCTTTGTGATCTCGCCCTCATCTGAAAGCTTTTTAAAATAAACGCGTATCGTAGAGGCTGGAATAGCTGCACTCATACGAGAGCCAAGCTCATTTGAACCAATAGGCATATTAT is a genomic window of Campylobacter concisus containing:
- a CDS encoding HrcA family transcriptional regulator — translated: MSKTNKRDLILNSIIEAYLQDNMPIGSNELGSRMSAAIPASTIRVYFKKLSDEGEITKLHISGGRIPTIAAMRRYWSEIFAISDINLEINDAEGLKKLCDEFELYCMIFGTIDNELLEILNLNNRYMILNFGEDEIVIKFDARMYKFLSNLAGVSLNKLELICSQVGLSELKSKIRELKRTKIYFQENEILAFDMFKDRRFKMVFDPSFSLQMDEKLTFSPMFDENFMGLKFSTNYLGSEAQMICAGSIYTDYVKFINLIKEAA